The DNA region ACAATCTCATCGCCAATTTCAACCTACAGTTAAGTTACTAACATCGGAAAAAGAACTGTTAGAGCTTGCAAAAGACTATGATCATGTTCTAATTGCCTATGAAGAGGCGGCGAAGTCTGGTGAACAAGGTCAGTTAGTTAAAACACTGTCAGTTGTTAAACCTGGTGAATCTATTTTGGTTGTTTTTGGGCCTGAAGGCGGTCTGACTCCACAAGAAGTAGGTAGTTTTGAAACGGCAGGTGGAAAAGTCTGCGCATTAGGACCACGGATTTTAAGGACAGAAACTGCGCCATTTTATTTATTAAGTGCTATCAGTTATCAGTTAGAGTTGTTAACATAAGTCGAGGATAACTCGGCTTTTTGCGTAGAAATAAATAGTAAAGGAGGGACTCTGATGACAGAGTTATCAACGGTTTATAAAAATCAAAAAAAGTATTTTGAGACGGGTGAGACGCTAGTTGTTTCAAATAGACTAGATCAGTTGCGGTTGTTAGATACTATGTTACGTGATAATGAAGAAATCTTATTAAGCAGCTTAACCTTAGATTTAGGTAAGGCACCAGAGGAATCTTATTTATCAGAGTTAGGGTTAGTTTATCAAAGTCTTCAGCTAACTTTGAAAAAAACACAAAAATGGAGTCAACGACAAAGAAAAAAGACACCACTTTATTTATGGCCTGGAAAAAGTTGGACTCAGGCGATGCCGTATGGTCAAACATTGATAATTAATGCCTTTAATTACCCATTGCTACTATCTTTAGATCCGCTTGTGGGGGCAGTTTCCGCTGGGAATGTTGCAATGGTTGCTTTGTCAGAACGAACACCAAATTTTAACGCTGTATTAACCAAGTTAAGTCAGCAGTATTTAAACTCAAATTGGATCTATTTCTATGAAGGTAATAAAGAGCGTAATCAACTGCTTTTGACAGAACGATTTGATAAAATTTTCTTTACAGGAAGCGCAACCGTGGGTAAAAGTATTTTAAAGGCAGCAAGTCAGCATCTAACGCCGGTGACATTGGAACTAGGCGGTAAGAGTCCAGCTCTCATTACTCAAACAGCTGATATTAAACGGGCAGCTCAACGCGTGGCCTGGGGGAAATTTCTTAATGTAGGTCAAACGTGTGTTGCGCCAGATTATTGTCTGGTTCCTAAAGAATCAGTGGAATTATTTAAGTCTGAGTTAATAAAAGAAACCGAAAAAATGTACGGGAAGAATCCTTTTTCTTCAGAAGATT from Vagococcus coleopterorum includes:
- a CDS encoding aldehyde dehydrogenase family protein; the encoded protein is MTELSTVYKNQKKYFETGETLVVSNRLDQLRLLDTMLRDNEEILLSSLTLDLGKAPEESYLSELGLVYQSLQLTLKKTQKWSQRQRKKTPLYLWPGKSWTQAMPYGQTLIINAFNYPLLLSLDPLVGAVSAGNVAMVALSERTPNFNAVLTKLSQQYLNSNWIYFYEGNKERNQLLLTERFDKIFFTGSATVGKSILKAASQHLTPVTLELGGKSPALITQTADIKRAAQRVAWGKFLNVGQTCVAPDYCLVPKESVELFKSELIKETEKMYGKNPFSSEDYGRLVNSQTVERLARLIEEDNSFVVYGGEVKASEKYIGPTVIQAEITQPLASMKEELFGPILPVMTYETLEEALDFIRSGESPLAFYPFVGERSEESLLLNAVQFGGATINDTILHLANHHLPFGGVGQSGMGSYHGIQSFKEFSHEKAVLKRQPKFILPIMSAPYSKRKDSLIRKFLK